One Solanum pennellii chromosome 10, SPENNV200 genomic region harbors:
- the LOC107032075 gene encoding uncharacterized protein LOC107032075 — translation MVVALGPGKFYGSSLPRPRFYENPNGERVDPPVSVLDPLMSWAEEAHWSMGGLSFKRLRLQGRIEGNIKKLRAEHEKMEKLEKKSAKKGSVSSPVVHVSPSPPPAPLNLKRKVRLVDESDDENEEMGVEGRVEKRGLARKLDDDFDKVAEKSDGVVMGRTRSGRNKEAVVEKLKPRGRKLKKGVKGSEKKSVSVTPNAARTSPRLSKRRLP, via the coding sequence ATGGTGGTAGCATTGGGTCCTGGAAAATTCTACGGCAGCAGTTTACCAAGGCCGAGGTTTTACGAAAACCCAAATGGAGAGCGGGTCGATCCACCGGTGTCCGTTTTGGATCCGTTGATGTCATGGGCTGAGGAAGCTCACTGGTCAATGGGGGGTTTGAGTTTCAAACGCCTCCGTCTTCAAGGACGGATCGAAGGTAACATCAAGAAACTCAGAGCTGAGCATGAGAAGATGGAGAAGTTGGAGAAGAAATCGGCGAAAAAGGGTTCGGTGTCGTCACCGGTGGTTCATGTAAGTCCATCTCCTCCTCCTGCTCCATTGAATTTGAAGAGGAAAGTGCGATTGGTTGATGAATctgatgatgaaaatgaagaaatggggGTAGAGGGGAGAGTGGAAAAAAGGGGTCTAGCGAGGAAATTGgatgatgattttgataaagTTGCTGAGAAGAGTGATGGGGTAGTTATGGGAAGAACAAGGAGTGGTAGAAACAAAGAAGCTGTAGTTGAGAAATTGAAACCCAGAGGTAGAAAATTGAAGAAGGGAGTGAAGGGATCTGAGAAGAAGAGTGTATCAGTGACACCAAATGCAGCAAGAACTTCACCAAGATTGTCGAAACGTCGGTTGCCTTGA
- the LOC107002038 gene encoding uncharacterized protein LOC107002038, with product MAETKQQEEEPPLFPPSSTSCCSFMLLLKKLMSKRRTWVFLFLTVYTILLSISWNFLNSVLSWYESTMKLTPTSALYGSMILGLAFGVLSIVAALIVVVPATLVTWITILVLLTFAGKGRRDLVIEGKKLTAEISGFVVRVLIREGNLVAVICAVLGYFALVRRNKEDGIDY from the exons ATGGCTGAAActaaacaacaagaagaagaaccTCCCCTGTTTCCACCATCATCAACCTCTTGTTGCTCCTTCATGCTTCTCTTGAAGAAACTTATGAGCAAAAGACGAACATGGGTTTTCCTCTTTCTCACTGTTTACACAATTTTACTCTCAATTTCCTGGAATTTCCTCAATTCAGTACTTTCTTGGTACGAATCCACCATGAAATTGACACCCACTTCAGCTCTCTACGGATCTATGATATTAGGGCTTGCATTTGGGGTTTTATCGATTGTAGCAGCTCTGATCGTTGTTGTTCCAGCAACACTTGTAACTTGGATAACTATTTTGGTTTTGTTGac aTTTGCAGGTAAAGGGAGAAGGGATTTGGTTATCGAGGGGAAGAAATTAACGGCTGAGATTTCTGGGTTTGTTGTTAGGGTTTTGATAAGAGAAGGGAATCTTGTTGCTGTGATTTGTGCTGTTCTTGGGTATTTTGCACTTGTTAGAAGGAACAAAGAAGATGGTATTGATTATTGA
- the LOC107001973 gene encoding uncharacterized protein LOC107001973 yields MREMKGEIFLNISAEKAWEMYRDNDKISRINPQMLAKAEYIKGKGEPGSLRCFQLGPALSKYVKQSIEKIEKVEEGGSVTYQVTDGELRKMYNPYRVTFSFIYVSNEQCVVEWKAEYEPITPTIPTPEKARDAALSFLKLFEKIDNHAM; encoded by the exons atgaGAGAAATGAAAGGTGAAATTTTTCTCAACATCTCTGCAGAAAAAGCATGGGAAATGTATAGAGATAATGATAAAATTAGTAGAATTAATCCACAAATGCTTGCTAAAGCTGAATATATTAAAGGAAAAGGAGAGCCTGGTAGTCTCAGATGTTTCCAGCTTGGTCCTG CATTAAGTAAGTATGTGAAACAATCAATAGAAAAGATAGAGAAGGTGGAAGAAGGAGGGTCAGTGACATATCAAGTGACTGATGGTGAATTAAGGAAAATGTATAATCCATACAGAGTTACCTTCTCTTTCATTTATGTGAGCAATGAGCAATGTGTAGTAGAATGGAAAGCAGAATATGAGCCAATTACACCTACAATTCCTACACCAGAAAAGGCAAGAGATGCTGCACTATCATTTctcaaattatttgaaaaaatagacaACCATGCTATGTAA